A window of the Polypterus senegalus isolate Bchr_013 chromosome 4, ASM1683550v1, whole genome shotgun sequence genome harbors these coding sequences:
- the LOC120528497 gene encoding uncharacterized protein LOC120528497 — translation MARSRVAPKRRQTIPRLELCAALNGAQVAKLLENELTLTINQVVLWSDSTTVLSWLQSESCRFKVFVGTRIAEIQELTDRHSWRYVDSNRNPADDITRGRTLAELSVPHRWNQGPLFLYEPESEWPVRPNITVPEVEAEQRKSVFCGSMVTSPLIPNPKEYHTWRELVEAVVQRRGDQTSPTAEDYRMSEFLIFQNSQLDSFPEEYMLLKNGKPVPATSRLLTLAPEFDTSCQLIRVGGRLRRIEEIEQLSIHPIVLDPHHPVTKLIIQEYDAKLHHPGPERVFAELRRNVWILRGREAVRKFQHTCTDCRKQKAKPLIPKMADLPLARLRLQQPAFFSTGMDCFGPFQVKIGRRCEKRWGIIFKCLTTRCVHLDVLNSIDTDSFLMALRRFIARRGTPYELLSDQGTNFHGGERELRETFSTLSSELQKLLAKQKINFRFNPPGAPHFGGAWEREIRSVKQALYTTVGSQSVSEEVLKTVLIEIEGILNSKPLGYVSSNIADLDPVTPNFLLMGRPDSSLPQVVYPVNELMGRRRWRQSQVLTEQFWSSFVKYYLPSLQARQKWHKEPQNLREGMVVMLVDPQLPRALWLIGRIVRTLPSPDGHVRAVEVKVKDRLYTRPVARLIPLPDIEHQDSDTNKS, via the coding sequence ATGGCCAGATCTAGAGTTGCACCAAAGCGTCGACAAACCATACCAAGACTAGAGCTGTGTGCTGCATTAAATGGAGCACAGGTAGCTAAACTCTTAGAAAATGAGCTTACTTTAACAATAAACCAAGTGGTTCTGTGGTCTGATTCCACAACTGTGTtatcctggcttcagtctgaaTCCTGCCGCTTTAAAGTATTTGTGGGAACCAGAATAGCCGAAATCCAAGAATTAACTGATCGCCATTCTTGGAGGTATGTGGACTCCAACAGGAAtccagcagatgatatcacacgGGGTCGAACACTAGCTGAATTGTCTGTACCACACAGATGGAATCAAGGCCCATTATTCCTTTATGAACCTGAGTCAGAATGGCCAGTAAGGCCGAATATTACGGTTCCAGAAGTTGAAGCAGAGCAACGGAAGAGTGTCTTTTGTGGTAGTATGGTGACGTCTCCTCTAATTCCTAACCCTAAGGAATACCATACATGGAGGGAACTAGTAGAAGCTGTAGTTCAAAGAAGGGGTGATCAAACTAGTCCTACCGCTGAAGACTATCGAATGTCAGAATTTCTTATCTTTCAAAATTCACAGTTAGACAGTTTTCCTGAGGAATATATGTTGCTGAAGAATGGAAAGCCTGTTCCTGCCACCAGCCGACTTCTTACTTTAGCACCAGAGTTTGACACATCATGTCAGCTTATCCGAGTTGGAGGGCGATTGCGCCGTATTGAAGAGATTGAGCAGTTATCAATTCATCCTATTGTTTTAGACCCTCACCATCCAGTAACTAAATTAATTATTCAAGAATATGATGCCAAACTTCATCATCCAGGTCCCGAGAGAGTGTTTGCCGAATTAAGGAGAAATGTCTGGATCCTAAGAGGCAGAGAAGCAGTTCGCAAATTCCAACATACTTGCACCGATTGCCGTAAACAGAAGGCAAAGCCCCTTATCCCTAAAATGGCAGACCTACCCCTAGCAAGATTGAGGCTTCAACAACCTGCCTTTTTCAGCACTGGCATGGACTGCTTTGGACCGTTTCAGGTTAAGATAGGTAGGCGTTGTGAGAAGAGATGGGGCATTATCTTTAAGTGTCTCACTACCCGATGTGTGCATTTGGATGTTCTCAATAGTATTGACACAGATTCCTTCCTAATGGCACTCCGAAGGTTCATAGCTCGAAGGGGCACACCCTACGAGCTACTGTCTGACCAAGGCACAAATTTCCATGGTGGAGAGAGGGAGTTAAGAGAAACATTTTCCACCCTTAGTTCAGAGCTTCAGAAATTGCttgcaaagcaaaaaatcaatttcCGTTTTAACCCACCAGGAGCACCACATTTTGGTGGCGCATGGGAGAGAGAAATTCGGTCTGTGAAGCAGGCCCTTTATACCACAGTAGGTTCACAGTCGGTGTCTGAAGAAGTACTTAAAACCGTTCTCATCGAAATAGAGGGAATCTTGAACAGTAAGCCTCTGGGGTATGTGTCATCAAACATTGCCGACTTGGACCCAGTTACACCTAATTTCCTGTTGATGGGGCGGCCTGATAGTTCTCTACCACAGGTTGTCTATCCCGTTAATGAGCTGATGGGGCGGCGGAGATGGAGACAGAGTCAAGTGCTTACTGAACAATTCTGGTCAAGTTTTGTCAAATACTATCTACCCAGTTTACAGGCCAGACAGAAGTGGCATAAGGAGCCTCAAAACCTACGAGAAGGAATGGTGGTCATGCTCGTTGATCCTCAGCTTCCTCGAGCACTTTGGTTAATAGGCCGAATTGTTAGAACCTTGCCCAGCCCAGATGGTCATGTAAGAGCTGTAGAGGTGAAGGTGAAGGATAGACTCTATACTAGGCCTGTTGCTCGTCTTATTCCCCTTCCAGACATTGAACATCAGGACTCTGATACTAATAAAtcataa
- the LOC120529053 gene encoding uncharacterized protein LOC120529053 yields the protein MPSLRSIERRLSKDSTKAAAYNEEIKKLEEAGYVVKLPAETITSSEESWFIPHHLVQHNGKNRVVFNCSFKYHGHSLNEYLLPGPALSPSLLGVLLRFREHPVAVGSDIKGMFHQIRLLPADKPLLRFVWRNLESSISPLIYEWQVLPFGTTCSPCCAIFALQRHIMDNTESGDEIRSLVERNFYVDNYLQSLPSTQRAKQLIDKLRDLLLNGGFDLRQWTSNFPKILEHLPQEARSISTELWLSQDRSDSTESTLGLKWHCSSDTFKYKSHPVQKTMVTMPHIQSTRQSV from the coding sequence ATGCCGAGTTTACGAAGCATTGAAAGACGTCTGTCAAAGGACTCTACAAAGGCAGCTGCAtacaatgaagaaattaaaaaattggaGGAGGCTGGATATGTTGTTAAGTTACCAGCAGAAACAATCACCTCCTCTGAAGAATCTTGGTTTATTCCTCACCATCTGGTTCAGCATAATGGTAAGAACCGGGTTGTATTCAATTGCTCCTTTAAATATCATGGACATAGCCTGAATGAATACTTGCTCCCTGGGCCAGCCCTCAGTCCGTCCCTATTAGGAGTGCTCTTACGTTTTAGGGAACATCCTGTAGCAGTAGGTAGCGACATTAAAGGAATGTTTCACCAAATCCGCCTTTTACCTGCAGATAAACCTCTTCTCCGTTTTGTATGGCGTAATTTGGAAAGTAGCATTTCCCCCCTTATCTATGAATGGCAAGTACTTCCCTTTGGCACCACCTGTAGTCCTTGttgtgccatttttgctcttcaaCGACATATAATGGACAACACTGAATCAGGGGATGAGATCCGATCCTTAGTTGAAAGGAACTTCTATGTAGACAACTATTTGCAGAGTCTACCATCAACCCAGAGGGCAAAGCAACTGATAGACAAACTAAGAGATCTTTTGTTAAATGGTggatttgaccttcgtcaatggACTAGCAATTTTCCCAAGATACTAGAACATCTGCCACAAGAAGCTCGTTCAATCAGTACAGAACTCTGGTTGTCTCAGGATCGATCAGATTCCACAGAATCCACTTTAGGCTTGAAGTGGCATTGTTCCTCAGACACGTTCAAGTACAAGTCTCATCCAGTGCAGAAGACAATGGTTACTATGCCACATATACAGAGTACTCGCCAGTCAGTATGA